The Toxorhynchites rutilus septentrionalis strain SRP chromosome 3, ASM2978413v1, whole genome shotgun sequence genome includes a region encoding these proteins:
- the LOC129779840 gene encoding YTH domain-containing family protein isoform X1, with product MSTVSEQRMKGQGNHGYGYGSQQTTSSGVQFQYPPFSGVGETNAWSNGSESIAIIGGNDYNNSWGSQQMNHGHAGAGAGGHSQRKPYDDYYHRNQGVYHGHDGIKNVEQGMQGLGLGSMHHDRDTNHHSSSHSSNPLSKSDQHHQQQKEAPKKMTWASIASQPAKPQVNTTSTTVKKKGPGMPPPPMVPGKHNMDIGTWDSPSKNGNSPMVPTPTPPPIVPPPVIEPSPLADPPVSKAANSASAMGGHPGGSGNHYHQQSQYPSQQNMGPSSGVQNSRWPTPGQAQNPLPQQPQQQPPHQHQPNQSGGGNSGIISQQQPSQRSDHRQYQQAASGGPQSNRNNFSGPPPALSQGSGGPTGYHQPPPFHHQQQPLSVQHQSHPRQNQTPQYGPTPQHQQGDRGSYQQSPPQHRQSQEERRPGMLNGPPNNFQDNQQLSQQQQPPVPHQPQHSQLQQQQQQQQQQQQQQQQQQQQQQQQQQQLPSQPLQQSQSPTPAVAESNVVEAAPSAAAPTPAPILNHLQNKNNYNPPTMDLLDTAHLARFFVIKSYSEDDIHRSIKYEIWCSTEHGNQRLDQAYREREEQGGMVYLFFSVNGSGHFCGIAQMITAVDYNSISSVWSQDKWKGTFKVRWIYVKDVPNGQLRHVRLENNENKPITNSRDTQEVPNAKGIQALKIIHSYKHTMSIFDDFIHYEKRQLEEDTKKHDVPVHQQYRSQYGGGYEGSNKYNNYNKYNDRDGEGGYNSRGGYGGDGRGYHGGGGYNKGYGGYNNRGQYNNQDGGRGAYSSYDRRNNNSNISGNGSNSGDDRENSYPDRSRDSHDGNMGAAGGYQRGGGGGGYGRSNRDYYGRDDNRGRSDYRDSGNDGYRSRTGGERGGSDAEGGSRDAGDHSGGGGGGYRGGSRDHYRDCNDYQSGRGGRGHLSGSVPATAAGCTTGRGAGRAYRMSEQN from the exons GTTATGGTTATGGCTCGCAGCAGACGACATCATCGGGTGTACAGTTCCAATATCCTCCGTTCAGTGGCGTAGGAGAGACGAATGCTTGGTCGAATGGAAGTGAAAGTATAGCTATAATAGGTG GAAATGATTACAATAACTCATGGGGATCACAGCAAATGAACCACGGTCACGCTGGTGCTGGTGCCGGAGGACATTCTCAGAGAAAGCCGTACGATGATTACTACCACAGGAATCAAGGAGTCTATCACGGTCACGATGGAATTAAG AATGTTGAGCAGGGAATGCAGGGACTCGGTCTCGGCTCGATGCACCACGACAGAGACACCAATCATCACTCCTCCTCACATAGCAGCAATCCACTATCCAAATCGGATCAACATCACCAGCAGCAGAAGGAAGCTCCCAAAAAGATGACCTGGGCGTCGATTGCCTCCCAACCGGCTAAACCGCAAGTGAACACCACGAGTACAACGGTGAAAAAGAAGGGCCCTGGAATGCCTCCGCCACCTATGGTGCCTGGTAAACACAACATGGACATTGGCACCTGGGACTCGCcatccaaaaatggaaatagtcCGATGGTACCAACTCCAACACCGCCGCCGATTGTTCCTCCTCCGGTGATCGAACCGTCCCCGCTGGCCGATCCACCGGTTAGCAAGGCTGCAAACAGCGCGTCTGCCATGGGAGGCCACCCTGGAGGAAGCGGCAATCATTATCATCAGCAGTCGCAGTACCCGTCACAACAAAACATGGGACCATCGTCAGGAGTGCAGAATTCACGCTGGCCTACGCCTGGTCAAGCTCAGAACCCACTCCCTCAACAACCACAGCAGCAACCGCCACATCAACATCAACCGAATCAATCTGGCGGCGGTAACAGTGGAATTATATCGCAGCAGCAACCTTCGCAGCGCTCGGACCATCGCCAGTATCAACAAGCAGCTAGTGGTGGACCACAGAGCAACAGAAATAATTTCTCAGGACCACCACCCGCTCTGAGTCAGGGAAGTGGTGGGCCAACAGGCTATCATCAGCCACCACCGTTTCATCATCAACAGCAGCCTTTATCGGTGCAGCACCAGTCGCATCCTCGCCAGAATCAAACACCACAGTATGGACCAACACCACAACATCAGCAAGGTGATCGTGGATCGTACCAACAATCACCCCCACAACATCGGCAGTCTCAAGAAGAAAGAAGGCCAGGAATGCTCAATGGTCCTCCCAATAATTTTCAGGATAACCAACAACTATCGCAACAGCAGCAGCCACCGGTTCCACATCAACCGCAGCATTCTCAattgcaacagcagcagcagcagcagcagcagcagcagcagcagcagcagcagcagcaacagcaacagcaacagcaacagcaacagttGCCGTCGCAACCTCTTCAACAGTCACAATCTCCCACGCCCGCAGTTGCGGAATCGAACGTCGTGGAGGCAGCTCCATCAGCTGCTGCACCTACACCCGCACCGATTCTTAACCATTTGCAGAACAAGAACAACTACAATCCTCCCACAATGGATCTACTCGATACGGCGCATCTAGCTAG ATTCTTCGTCATCAAATCCTACTCGGAGGATGACATTCATCGCAGCATTAAGTACGAGATTTGGTGCTCGACCGAGCATGGTAACCAGCGGCTGGACCAAGCGTACCGTGAGCGTGAGGAGCAGGGTGGCATGGTGTATCTGTTTTTCTCGGTGAACGGATCGGGTCACTTCTGTGGCATCGCTCAGATGATTACGGCCGTTGACTACAACTCGATTTCGAGCGTTTGGTCGCAGGACAAGTGGAAAGGTACCTTCAAGGTGCGCTGGATCTACGTGAAGGACGTCCCGAATGGGCAGCTGCGACACGTTCGACTGGAGAACAATGAGAATAAGCCCATTACGAACTCGCGTGATACGCAAGAGGTGCCCAACGCGAAAGGCATACAGGCCCTTAAGATCATCCACAGCTACAAGCACACAATGTCGATATTCGATGATTTCATCCACTACGAAAAGCGTCAATTGGAGGAGGACACAAAGAAGCACGATGTACCGGTGCACCAACAGTATAGATCCCAGTACGGCGGTGGATACGAAGGCTCTAATAAGTATAACAATTACAACAAATATAATGATCGTGATGGCGAAGGAGGGTATAACTCTCGTGGAGGCTATGGAGGCGATGGTAGGGGATATCACGGAGGAGGAGGATATAACAAAGGTTACG GTGGTTACAACAATCGGGGCCAGTACAACAATCAGGACGGTGGCCGCGGAGCTTATTCCAGTTACGATCGGCGTAACAACAATAGCAACATTAGTGGCAACGGTAGTAACAGTGGGGACGACCGCGAGAACAGTTATCCGGACCGCTCGAGAGACAGCCACGATGGCAACATGGGTGCCGCCGGTGGTTATCAGCGCGGCGGTGGAGGAGGTGGTTATGGTAGATCAAATCGAGACTATTACGGGCGTGATGACAACCGTGGTCGAAGTGACTATCGCGATAGCGGTAACGATGGCTACAGGTCGCGAACTGGGGGCGAACGTGGTGGTTCGGACGCAGAAGGCGGTTCCCGAGACGCGGGCGATCATagcggtggtggtggtggtggttatCGAGGCGGATCAAGAGACCACTACAGG GACTGCAATGACTATCAGAGCGGTCGCGGTGGTCGGGGGCACCTCTCTGGAAGTGTTCCCGCAACAGCGGCAGGTTGTACCACTGGAAGAGGAGCAGGTAGAGCTTATCGCATGTCTGAACAAAATTAA
- the LOC129779840 gene encoding YTH domain-containing family protein isoform X3 — translation MSTVSEQRMKGQGNHGNDYNNSWGSQQMNHGHAGAGAGGHSQRKPYDDYYHRNQGVYHGHDGIKNVEQGMQGLGLGSMHHDRDTNHHSSSHSSNPLSKSDQHHQQQKEAPKKMTWASIASQPAKPQVNTTSTTVKKKGPGMPPPPMVPGKHNMDIGTWDSPSKNGNSPMVPTPTPPPIVPPPVIEPSPLADPPVSKAANSASAMGGHPGGSGNHYHQQSQYPSQQNMGPSSGVQNSRWPTPGQAQNPLPQQPQQQPPHQHQPNQSGGGNSGIISQQQPSQRSDHRQYQQAASGGPQSNRNNFSGPPPALSQGSGGPTGYHQPPPFHHQQQPLSVQHQSHPRQNQTPQYGPTPQHQQGDRGSYQQSPPQHRQSQEERRPGMLNGPPNNFQDNQQLSQQQQPPVPHQPQHSQLQQQQQQQQQQQQQQQQQQQQQQQQQQQLPSQPLQQSQSPTPAVAESNVVEAAPSAAAPTPAPILNHLQNKNNYNPPTMDLLDTAHLARFFVIKSYSEDDIHRSIKYEIWCSTEHGNQRLDQAYREREEQGGMVYLFFSVNGSGHFCGIAQMITAVDYNSISSVWSQDKWKGTFKVRWIYVKDVPNGQLRHVRLENNENKPITNSRDTQEVPNAKGIQALKIIHSYKHTMSIFDDFIHYEKRQLEEDTKKHDVPVHQQYRSQYGGGYEGSNKYNNYNKYNDRDGEGGYNSRGGYGGDGRGYHGGGGYNKGYGGYNNRGQYNNQDGGRGAYSSYDRRNNNSNISGNGSNSGDDRENSYPDRSRDSHDGNMGAAGGYQRGGGGGGYGRSNRDYYGRDDNRGRSDYRDSGNDGYRSRTGGERGGSDAEGGSRDAGDHSGGGGGGYRGGSRDHYRDCNDYQSGRGGRGHLSGSVPATAAGCTTGRGAGRAYRMSEQN, via the exons GAAATGATTACAATAACTCATGGGGATCACAGCAAATGAACCACGGTCACGCTGGTGCTGGTGCCGGAGGACATTCTCAGAGAAAGCCGTACGATGATTACTACCACAGGAATCAAGGAGTCTATCACGGTCACGATGGAATTAAG AATGTTGAGCAGGGAATGCAGGGACTCGGTCTCGGCTCGATGCACCACGACAGAGACACCAATCATCACTCCTCCTCACATAGCAGCAATCCACTATCCAAATCGGATCAACATCACCAGCAGCAGAAGGAAGCTCCCAAAAAGATGACCTGGGCGTCGATTGCCTCCCAACCGGCTAAACCGCAAGTGAACACCACGAGTACAACGGTGAAAAAGAAGGGCCCTGGAATGCCTCCGCCACCTATGGTGCCTGGTAAACACAACATGGACATTGGCACCTGGGACTCGCcatccaaaaatggaaatagtcCGATGGTACCAACTCCAACACCGCCGCCGATTGTTCCTCCTCCGGTGATCGAACCGTCCCCGCTGGCCGATCCACCGGTTAGCAAGGCTGCAAACAGCGCGTCTGCCATGGGAGGCCACCCTGGAGGAAGCGGCAATCATTATCATCAGCAGTCGCAGTACCCGTCACAACAAAACATGGGACCATCGTCAGGAGTGCAGAATTCACGCTGGCCTACGCCTGGTCAAGCTCAGAACCCACTCCCTCAACAACCACAGCAGCAACCGCCACATCAACATCAACCGAATCAATCTGGCGGCGGTAACAGTGGAATTATATCGCAGCAGCAACCTTCGCAGCGCTCGGACCATCGCCAGTATCAACAAGCAGCTAGTGGTGGACCACAGAGCAACAGAAATAATTTCTCAGGACCACCACCCGCTCTGAGTCAGGGAAGTGGTGGGCCAACAGGCTATCATCAGCCACCACCGTTTCATCATCAACAGCAGCCTTTATCGGTGCAGCACCAGTCGCATCCTCGCCAGAATCAAACACCACAGTATGGACCAACACCACAACATCAGCAAGGTGATCGTGGATCGTACCAACAATCACCCCCACAACATCGGCAGTCTCAAGAAGAAAGAAGGCCAGGAATGCTCAATGGTCCTCCCAATAATTTTCAGGATAACCAACAACTATCGCAACAGCAGCAGCCACCGGTTCCACATCAACCGCAGCATTCTCAattgcaacagcagcagcagcagcagcagcagcagcagcagcagcagcagcagcagcaacagcaacagcaacagcaacagcaacagttGCCGTCGCAACCTCTTCAACAGTCACAATCTCCCACGCCCGCAGTTGCGGAATCGAACGTCGTGGAGGCAGCTCCATCAGCTGCTGCACCTACACCCGCACCGATTCTTAACCATTTGCAGAACAAGAACAACTACAATCCTCCCACAATGGATCTACTCGATACGGCGCATCTAGCTAG ATTCTTCGTCATCAAATCCTACTCGGAGGATGACATTCATCGCAGCATTAAGTACGAGATTTGGTGCTCGACCGAGCATGGTAACCAGCGGCTGGACCAAGCGTACCGTGAGCGTGAGGAGCAGGGTGGCATGGTGTATCTGTTTTTCTCGGTGAACGGATCGGGTCACTTCTGTGGCATCGCTCAGATGATTACGGCCGTTGACTACAACTCGATTTCGAGCGTTTGGTCGCAGGACAAGTGGAAAGGTACCTTCAAGGTGCGCTGGATCTACGTGAAGGACGTCCCGAATGGGCAGCTGCGACACGTTCGACTGGAGAACAATGAGAATAAGCCCATTACGAACTCGCGTGATACGCAAGAGGTGCCCAACGCGAAAGGCATACAGGCCCTTAAGATCATCCACAGCTACAAGCACACAATGTCGATATTCGATGATTTCATCCACTACGAAAAGCGTCAATTGGAGGAGGACACAAAGAAGCACGATGTACCGGTGCACCAACAGTATAGATCCCAGTACGGCGGTGGATACGAAGGCTCTAATAAGTATAACAATTACAACAAATATAATGATCGTGATGGCGAAGGAGGGTATAACTCTCGTGGAGGCTATGGAGGCGATGGTAGGGGATATCACGGAGGAGGAGGATATAACAAAGGTTACG GTGGTTACAACAATCGGGGCCAGTACAACAATCAGGACGGTGGCCGCGGAGCTTATTCCAGTTACGATCGGCGTAACAACAATAGCAACATTAGTGGCAACGGTAGTAACAGTGGGGACGACCGCGAGAACAGTTATCCGGACCGCTCGAGAGACAGCCACGATGGCAACATGGGTGCCGCCGGTGGTTATCAGCGCGGCGGTGGAGGAGGTGGTTATGGTAGATCAAATCGAGACTATTACGGGCGTGATGACAACCGTGGTCGAAGTGACTATCGCGATAGCGGTAACGATGGCTACAGGTCGCGAACTGGGGGCGAACGTGGTGGTTCGGACGCAGAAGGCGGTTCCCGAGACGCGGGCGATCATagcggtggtggtggtggtggttatCGAGGCGGATCAAGAGACCACTACAGG GACTGCAATGACTATCAGAGCGGTCGCGGTGGTCGGGGGCACCTCTCTGGAAGTGTTCCCGCAACAGCGGCAGGTTGTACCACTGGAAGAGGAGCAGGTAGAGCTTATCGCATGTCTGAACAAAATTAA
- the LOC129779840 gene encoding YTH domain-containing family protein isoform X4 encodes MSTVSEQRMKGQGNHGYGYGSQQTTSSGVQFQYPPFSGVGETNAWSNGSESIAIIGGNDYNNSWGSQQMNHGHAGAGAGGHSQRKPYDDYYHRNQGVYHGHDGIKNVEQGMQGLGLGSMHHDRDTNHHSSSHSSNPLSKSDQHHQQQKEAPKKMTWASIASQPAKPQVNTTSTTVKKKGPGMPPPPMVPGKHNMDIGTWDSPSKNGNSPMVPTPTPPPIVPPPVIEPSPLADPPVSKAANSASAMGGHPGGSGNHYHQQSQYPSQQNMGPSSGVQNSRWPTPGQAQNPLPQQPQQQPPHQHQPNQSGGGNSGIISQQQPSQRSDHRQYQQAASGGPQSNRNNFSGPPPALSQGSGGPTGYHQPPPFHHQQQPLSVQHQSHPRQNQTPQYGPTPQHQQGDRGSYQQSPPQHRQSQEERRPGMLNGPPNNFQDNQQLSQQQQPPVPHQPQHSQLQQQQQQQQQQQQQQQQQQQQQQQQQQQLPSQPLQQSQSPTPAVAESNVVEAAPSAAAPTPAPILNHLQNKNNYNPPTMDLLDTAHLARFFVIKSYSEDDIHRSIKYEIWCSTEHGNQRLDQAYREREEQGGMVYLFFSVNGSGHFCGIAQMITAVDYNSISSVWSQDKWKGTFKVRWIYVKDVPNGQLRHVRLENNENKPITNSRDTQEVPNAKGIQALKIIHSYKHTMSIFDDFIHYEKRQLEEDTKKHDVPVHQQYRSQYGGGYEGSNKYNNYNKYNDRDGEGGYNSRGGYGGDGRGYHGGGGYNKGYGGYNNRGQYNNQDGGRGAYSSYDRRNNNSNISGNGSNSGDDRENSYPDRSRDSHDGNMGAAGGYQRGGGGGGYGRSNRDYYGRDDNRGRSDYRDSGNDGYRSRTGGERGGSDAEGGSRDAGDHSGGGGGGYRGGSRDHYRK; translated from the exons GTTATGGTTATGGCTCGCAGCAGACGACATCATCGGGTGTACAGTTCCAATATCCTCCGTTCAGTGGCGTAGGAGAGACGAATGCTTGGTCGAATGGAAGTGAAAGTATAGCTATAATAGGTG GAAATGATTACAATAACTCATGGGGATCACAGCAAATGAACCACGGTCACGCTGGTGCTGGTGCCGGAGGACATTCTCAGAGAAAGCCGTACGATGATTACTACCACAGGAATCAAGGAGTCTATCACGGTCACGATGGAATTAAG AATGTTGAGCAGGGAATGCAGGGACTCGGTCTCGGCTCGATGCACCACGACAGAGACACCAATCATCACTCCTCCTCACATAGCAGCAATCCACTATCCAAATCGGATCAACATCACCAGCAGCAGAAGGAAGCTCCCAAAAAGATGACCTGGGCGTCGATTGCCTCCCAACCGGCTAAACCGCAAGTGAACACCACGAGTACAACGGTGAAAAAGAAGGGCCCTGGAATGCCTCCGCCACCTATGGTGCCTGGTAAACACAACATGGACATTGGCACCTGGGACTCGCcatccaaaaatggaaatagtcCGATGGTACCAACTCCAACACCGCCGCCGATTGTTCCTCCTCCGGTGATCGAACCGTCCCCGCTGGCCGATCCACCGGTTAGCAAGGCTGCAAACAGCGCGTCTGCCATGGGAGGCCACCCTGGAGGAAGCGGCAATCATTATCATCAGCAGTCGCAGTACCCGTCACAACAAAACATGGGACCATCGTCAGGAGTGCAGAATTCACGCTGGCCTACGCCTGGTCAAGCTCAGAACCCACTCCCTCAACAACCACAGCAGCAACCGCCACATCAACATCAACCGAATCAATCTGGCGGCGGTAACAGTGGAATTATATCGCAGCAGCAACCTTCGCAGCGCTCGGACCATCGCCAGTATCAACAAGCAGCTAGTGGTGGACCACAGAGCAACAGAAATAATTTCTCAGGACCACCACCCGCTCTGAGTCAGGGAAGTGGTGGGCCAACAGGCTATCATCAGCCACCACCGTTTCATCATCAACAGCAGCCTTTATCGGTGCAGCACCAGTCGCATCCTCGCCAGAATCAAACACCACAGTATGGACCAACACCACAACATCAGCAAGGTGATCGTGGATCGTACCAACAATCACCCCCACAACATCGGCAGTCTCAAGAAGAAAGAAGGCCAGGAATGCTCAATGGTCCTCCCAATAATTTTCAGGATAACCAACAACTATCGCAACAGCAGCAGCCACCGGTTCCACATCAACCGCAGCATTCTCAattgcaacagcagcagcagcagcagcagcagcagcagcagcagcagcagcagcagcaacagcaacagcaacagcaacagcaacagttGCCGTCGCAACCTCTTCAACAGTCACAATCTCCCACGCCCGCAGTTGCGGAATCGAACGTCGTGGAGGCAGCTCCATCAGCTGCTGCACCTACACCCGCACCGATTCTTAACCATTTGCAGAACAAGAACAACTACAATCCTCCCACAATGGATCTACTCGATACGGCGCATCTAGCTAG ATTCTTCGTCATCAAATCCTACTCGGAGGATGACATTCATCGCAGCATTAAGTACGAGATTTGGTGCTCGACCGAGCATGGTAACCAGCGGCTGGACCAAGCGTACCGTGAGCGTGAGGAGCAGGGTGGCATGGTGTATCTGTTTTTCTCGGTGAACGGATCGGGTCACTTCTGTGGCATCGCTCAGATGATTACGGCCGTTGACTACAACTCGATTTCGAGCGTTTGGTCGCAGGACAAGTGGAAAGGTACCTTCAAGGTGCGCTGGATCTACGTGAAGGACGTCCCGAATGGGCAGCTGCGACACGTTCGACTGGAGAACAATGAGAATAAGCCCATTACGAACTCGCGTGATACGCAAGAGGTGCCCAACGCGAAAGGCATACAGGCCCTTAAGATCATCCACAGCTACAAGCACACAATGTCGATATTCGATGATTTCATCCACTACGAAAAGCGTCAATTGGAGGAGGACACAAAGAAGCACGATGTACCGGTGCACCAACAGTATAGATCCCAGTACGGCGGTGGATACGAAGGCTCTAATAAGTATAACAATTACAACAAATATAATGATCGTGATGGCGAAGGAGGGTATAACTCTCGTGGAGGCTATGGAGGCGATGGTAGGGGATATCACGGAGGAGGAGGATATAACAAAGGTTACG GTGGTTACAACAATCGGGGCCAGTACAACAATCAGGACGGTGGCCGCGGAGCTTATTCCAGTTACGATCGGCGTAACAACAATAGCAACATTAGTGGCAACGGTAGTAACAGTGGGGACGACCGCGAGAACAGTTATCCGGACCGCTCGAGAGACAGCCACGATGGCAACATGGGTGCCGCCGGTGGTTATCAGCGCGGCGGTGGAGGAGGTGGTTATGGTAGATCAAATCGAGACTATTACGGGCGTGATGACAACCGTGGTCGAAGTGACTATCGCGATAGCGGTAACGATGGCTACAGGTCGCGAACTGGGGGCGAACGTGGTGGTTCGGACGCAGAAGGCGGTTCCCGAGACGCGGGCGATCATagcggtggtggtggtggtggttatCGAGGCGGATCAAGAGACCACTACAGG AAATAA
- the LOC129779840 gene encoding YTH domain-containing family protein isoform X2 — protein MSTVSEQRMKGQGNHGYGYGSQQTTSSGVQFQYPPFSGVGETNAWSNGSESIAIIGGNDYNNSWGSQQMNHGHAGAGAGGHSQRKPYDDYYHRNQGVYHGHDGIKNVEQGMQGLGLGSMHHDRDTNHHSSSHSSNPLSKSDQHHQQQKEAPKKMTWASIASQPAKPQVNTTSTTVKKKGPGMPPPPMVPGKHNMDIGTWDSPSKNGNSPMVPTPTPPPIVPPPVIEPSPLADPPVSKAANSASAMGGHPGGSGNHYHQQSQYPSQQNMGPSSGVQNSRWPTPGQAQNPLPQQPQQQPPHQHQPNQSGGGNSGIISQQQPSQRSDHRQYQQAASGGPQSNRNNFSGPPPALSQGSGGPTGYHQPPPFHHQQQPLSVQHQSHPRQNQTPQYGPTPQHQQGDRGSYQQSPPQHRQSQEERRPGMLNGPPNNFQDNQQLSQQQQPPVPHQPQHSQLQQQQQQQQQQQQQQQQQQQQQQQQQQQLPSQPLQQSQSPTPAVAESNVVEAAPSAAAPTPAPILNHLQNKNNYNPPTMDLLDTAHLARFFVIKSYSEDDIHRSIKYEIWCSTEHGNQRLDQAYREREEQGGMVYLFFSVNGSGHFCGIAQMITAVDYNSISSVWSQDKWKGTFKVRWIYVKDVPNGQLRHVRLENNENKPITNSRDTQEVPNAKGIQALKIIHSYKHTMSIFDDFIHYEKRQLEEDTKKHDVPVHQQYRSQYGGGYEGSNKYNNYNKYNDRDGEGGYNSRGGYGGDGRGYHGGGGYNKGYGGYNNRGQYNNQDGGRGAYSSYDRRNNNSNISGNGSNSGDDRENSYPDRSRDSHDGNMGAAGGYQRGGGGGGYGRSNRDYYGRDDNRGRSDYRDSGNDGYRSRTGGERGGSDAEGGSRDAGDHSGGGGGGYRGGSRDHYRVGN, from the exons GTTATGGTTATGGCTCGCAGCAGACGACATCATCGGGTGTACAGTTCCAATATCCTCCGTTCAGTGGCGTAGGAGAGACGAATGCTTGGTCGAATGGAAGTGAAAGTATAGCTATAATAGGTG GAAATGATTACAATAACTCATGGGGATCACAGCAAATGAACCACGGTCACGCTGGTGCTGGTGCCGGAGGACATTCTCAGAGAAAGCCGTACGATGATTACTACCACAGGAATCAAGGAGTCTATCACGGTCACGATGGAATTAAG AATGTTGAGCAGGGAATGCAGGGACTCGGTCTCGGCTCGATGCACCACGACAGAGACACCAATCATCACTCCTCCTCACATAGCAGCAATCCACTATCCAAATCGGATCAACATCACCAGCAGCAGAAGGAAGCTCCCAAAAAGATGACCTGGGCGTCGATTGCCTCCCAACCGGCTAAACCGCAAGTGAACACCACGAGTACAACGGTGAAAAAGAAGGGCCCTGGAATGCCTCCGCCACCTATGGTGCCTGGTAAACACAACATGGACATTGGCACCTGGGACTCGCcatccaaaaatggaaatagtcCGATGGTACCAACTCCAACACCGCCGCCGATTGTTCCTCCTCCGGTGATCGAACCGTCCCCGCTGGCCGATCCACCGGTTAGCAAGGCTGCAAACAGCGCGTCTGCCATGGGAGGCCACCCTGGAGGAAGCGGCAATCATTATCATCAGCAGTCGCAGTACCCGTCACAACAAAACATGGGACCATCGTCAGGAGTGCAGAATTCACGCTGGCCTACGCCTGGTCAAGCTCAGAACCCACTCCCTCAACAACCACAGCAGCAACCGCCACATCAACATCAACCGAATCAATCTGGCGGCGGTAACAGTGGAATTATATCGCAGCAGCAACCTTCGCAGCGCTCGGACCATCGCCAGTATCAACAAGCAGCTAGTGGTGGACCACAGAGCAACAGAAATAATTTCTCAGGACCACCACCCGCTCTGAGTCAGGGAAGTGGTGGGCCAACAGGCTATCATCAGCCACCACCGTTTCATCATCAACAGCAGCCTTTATCGGTGCAGCACCAGTCGCATCCTCGCCAGAATCAAACACCACAGTATGGACCAACACCACAACATCAGCAAGGTGATCGTGGATCGTACCAACAATCACCCCCACAACATCGGCAGTCTCAAGAAGAAAGAAGGCCAGGAATGCTCAATGGTCCTCCCAATAATTTTCAGGATAACCAACAACTATCGCAACAGCAGCAGCCACCGGTTCCACATCAACCGCAGCATTCTCAattgcaacagcagcagcagcagcagcagcagcagcagcagcagcagcagcagcagcaacagcaacagcaacagcaacagcaacagttGCCGTCGCAACCTCTTCAACAGTCACAATCTCCCACGCCCGCAGTTGCGGAATCGAACGTCGTGGAGGCAGCTCCATCAGCTGCTGCACCTACACCCGCACCGATTCTTAACCATTTGCAGAACAAGAACAACTACAATCCTCCCACAATGGATCTACTCGATACGGCGCATCTAGCTAG ATTCTTCGTCATCAAATCCTACTCGGAGGATGACATTCATCGCAGCATTAAGTACGAGATTTGGTGCTCGACCGAGCATGGTAACCAGCGGCTGGACCAAGCGTACCGTGAGCGTGAGGAGCAGGGTGGCATGGTGTATCTGTTTTTCTCGGTGAACGGATCGGGTCACTTCTGTGGCATCGCTCAGATGATTACGGCCGTTGACTACAACTCGATTTCGAGCGTTTGGTCGCAGGACAAGTGGAAAGGTACCTTCAAGGTGCGCTGGATCTACGTGAAGGACGTCCCGAATGGGCAGCTGCGACACGTTCGACTGGAGAACAATGAGAATAAGCCCATTACGAACTCGCGTGATACGCAAGAGGTGCCCAACGCGAAAGGCATACAGGCCCTTAAGATCATCCACAGCTACAAGCACACAATGTCGATATTCGATGATTTCATCCACTACGAAAAGCGTCAATTGGAGGAGGACACAAAGAAGCACGATGTACCGGTGCACCAACAGTATAGATCCCAGTACGGCGGTGGATACGAAGGCTCTAATAAGTATAACAATTACAACAAATATAATGATCGTGATGGCGAAGGAGGGTATAACTCTCGTGGAGGCTATGGAGGCGATGGTAGGGGATATCACGGAGGAGGAGGATATAACAAAGGTTACG GTGGTTACAACAATCGGGGCCAGTACAACAATCAGGACGGTGGCCGCGGAGCTTATTCCAGTTACGATCGGCGTAACAACAATAGCAACATTAGTGGCAACGGTAGTAACAGTGGGGACGACCGCGAGAACAGTTATCCGGACCGCTCGAGAGACAGCCACGATGGCAACATGGGTGCCGCCGGTGGTTATCAGCGCGGCGGTGGAGGAGGTGGTTATGGTAGATCAAATCGAGACTATTACGGGCGTGATGACAACCGTGGTCGAAGTGACTATCGCGATAGCGGTAACGATGGCTACAGGTCGCGAACTGGGGGCGAACGTGGTGGTTCGGACGCAGAAGGCGGTTCCCGAGACGCGGGCGATCATagcggtggtggtggtggtggttatCGAGGCGGATCAAGAGACCACTACAGGGTGGGTAACTAA